DNA from Terriglobales bacterium:
CGATCCCAGCCGCGCCTACTAGGCTTCTAGCTTCTCATTTCACCGCCCATATTCCTGTTGTGCTCGTCCGCCAACCAGAAACGCAATCACTTTATTGTATTCCAAGTAGAAAACGTGAATTCGTAATTCGTAACAATTTTGCTATTGACGAACAAAAGGCGAATATGCTATCCTCCGTGTAAGTCTGCGGAAGGCTGGCAAGCCCGCCCGAGCCAGCCCGCTAAGGAGGACCGCCAACCCCAAGCTTTTCAATATTTTCCCGCTAAGTCCAGCCGCATCAAAGATTTTCCGGGATTTTGTGTCGCAAACCAATGATTCCATTGGACCAGGGGGGAGGGGGAGGGTACACCGTGACCATACCGATCTGCCAGCACATCAAAACCGACGGAAGGCGCTGTCCCGCAACAGCGGAGCGTTGTTGCGGACCGAAGAAACGACTCCCCAGGGCCCCCGCAGCGCCGAAATCCCTCGCCAAGGAGCAACAACGAAAGCTATGAACGCGATTCCTCAATGTAGCTACATGAAGACCGATGGAAAGCGATGCGGGTCCCCCGCAATGCGCGGCAAGCGTCTGTGTTTCTTCCACGGACGCCAGGCGCCCCGCATCCGCAAGCTGGCTCGCGACGGCCGCTGGCTCCCTGCCTTCCACGCCGACCGGCCAGACCTACACCATCTGCGACCCGCAGAACTCGGGTACCACCAACCTGGTGAGCCGCATCGGGGGAATGGTGATCGACGACGACGGCCTGCTGTGGGTGCCGGTAGTGGCCAATGTGACCAACCGCAGCGTCTCCTGCACGCCGCAGGTGGACAACGACGGCAATGCGGTGCCGTGGGACGGCAGCGGGACTTCCTACACGTACAGTTCAACGCTGTATCTGTTGTCCGTAGACTCCGGCGGGACCGTATCCACGATCCAGCTTGACTCCACGGGCGGCAGCGGCACGAACTGGAACGCGGCGATGCCGAAGTTCAGTGTGCGGAATGCGATCATCCCGGACGGCGTGGGCGGAGTGCTGGTCTCGGTGGTCAGGCCCAACGGGAGCAACCCCATTTACCGTTCGAACGGTGTCCAATACAGTACGCCTCTGAGTTCGGTGGACCAGATGCTCATGGGTGAGAGCGAGACAGTGTTCGCGGCCGGGGTGTTCGGCGGCGTAACTGCCGTGAATCTTCAGACGGGGTCGACTTTGTGGCGGCCGGACGCCGTAAACCTTACGCTCGCGTTGGGTGACGGGACGTTAGTTGCAGAGAATGCATTGTCACTCGTTCGGTACGATACTGTCGGCTCGGCGAGCGACTTCGTCGGTGAGACATCGACTTATGCCTCAACTTTCCTGGGTGGAGACCTCTGGAGCGGCGGCGGCTCGGTCGGCGGCCTCGCCCTGATTGCAAGCGAATGTCATCCCCAGGGCGACCCAACCATGCCTTGCTGGATAGGTCCTAACTGGGCGGCAATGTCCGGAAATCAGCAAAAGCAGAATGCGCCACCAGCCCGAGTAGAATTGCGAGTTCATCGCGTAACGCAAGCACCCGCTCTGGTGGAGCATATCTTGCAGCTTGCAGATACGGCAGTTCGTTATTGGTCGTGGCAGGGAGTCAGACTGGATTGGGACGGCGTCGTCCGACCCATCGACCAATGTCTGATAAATCCTGGGAACTGTCTCGACACGGATGACGAGAACATTCTCAACCTCTCGACTGATACGGTCTTCCGTTGGCAGCAGTCGCTGCGCGTGTTCGAGAAATTCACAGATAGAAAGGGTATCGACGCAGTCTTCATCAACAGCGTGCTTGGAAGCAATGATGCTCTCATTACGCTGCACTTCCCGACCACGAGTTGCTGCAACTATTCACTTAGGAAGTCGAACGTGGTGGTGGCGTCAAGTGATGCGGACAATGCGCTTGACCATGAAATCGGCCATGTGTTTCAGCTCGACCACACTCTCAATCCTTTCAATCTCATGTGCGACCCAAGCGTTCTCGTTTGTGTGGGTAGATTCTTGAACGATGCCCAACAGAGTACGGTCCGAGTCGAAGCTCCGAAGCTGGCGAGGTAGTTCACATGCGAGACAGAGGCGGATGGCGGAGCGAGGTACTGGCGGGACTCTTGGTCGGCTTCCTGTTCGCGCTGGCGTTGCGTTTTCTCCTGGTCCTACCGCTTTGGTCATACTACATCGCTAGCCCTACAGCGCAGGAGCAGTGCGATCAGATACCCGTTGGTGCGTCCCGTTCAGAGGTTCTAAGCACGATTGCGGGTTCCACTCCCCCCGAGGAGCTCTTGACGATTGACGGTCGAATTCAGGTATCCCGTAGAGATCGGATGTGTGTGATTGAATTCGATGCGTCCAATAGTCGGGTAGCCTCAAAAGTGGTGGGGGGGAGGTAGAAGCGTTCAATGATGAGAAGTCACTCACCGCTGGCAGATCGGTCGCGGCTGCTTTCGATTCGAACGGCTGTCACAACAGTCCTCGTTTTCCTAATCCTGAGCCTCGGACCAGTTTTGCAGTGCTGGCGCGACCTTTCGCGCTTCAGTGTCTTTGCCGCTGTACAAATGGGCATGAGCCAATCCGAAGCCAGAGAGGTTCTTAGCCGGAACGGGATAGTGTGTGATCTAACCCGCAAACCGGGTGGCTCTGATTGCTTCTTTTCTGACTTCTGGCGAGAGTATGGAATTAGAGTCGACCCGGACAATAAGACGGTAACTTCCAAGTACTTCCGGTTCAGAAGAACCCCTCGGGATCTGATTTAGGGTTCACCACGCTAGCTGAAGTCTATCGTGGCAAGCGGCTGAGTATCCCGAATGGGGCGTCTCGACCGCACCTGACTTTTGTCTACCTCCGTCGTTACGTCCTTAACCTGTGCGCTTTCCGCACACAATTGTTTTCCTTCTGAACCTGCCCTACTCTCCGCAACGTGGCAGGCATCACTCTCACTCAGGCGCAGGCTGAGCTCGACCTGCCGCGCAACCTACGCCAAGCTCACGGACGGCAGGCGCCCCGCATCCGCAAGCTGGCTCGCGACGGCCGCTGGCTCCCCGCCTTCCACGCCGAGCGCCCCCTCGAGGTGATGCTCGCCGAAACCTACCGCCTGGTCTCCGAAGGCCGGGTCTCGCTGCGCCAGGCGCAACTGCTCATCTACGCCATGCAGATCACCGCTGCTTGCGAGAAGAGCAGATCCTAGGTCTCGGGTGTCGGAAAGCGGATGTTCACTGGTTCGTAGTTCGCAGTTCATAGTTCATAGATCGCAGTTCAGAGTTCGCAAGTTCAAAGTTCATTATCCGCAGTTCGTAGTTCACAGTTCACTCGTACCTCAGCGCCTCCGCGGGCAGCACCCGCGCCGCCGACCACGAGGGATAAAGAGTCGCGATGAACGAGATGCCGATGGCGACCAGGGCGACGACCACGCCATCCAGCAGGCGCGGAGCGAAGGGGACGTAGTCAATGGAATAGATCTCGGGCGAGAGCGAAATCCATCGGTAGTGGCCGCCGGCCCAGGAGAGCGCGTATCCGGCAATCAGGCCCAGGGCGGTGCCGACCACGCCGATCATCACGCCCTGGGCGATGAAGATGCGGCGCACCTGGGCCCGCCGCGCGCCCATGGACATCAGCACGGCGATGTCGCGGGTCTTTTCCATGACCATCATGATGAGCGAGATGAGGATGTTGAGCGCGGCCACCAGCACGATGAGCCCGATGGTGATGAAGGTCACGACGCGCTCCAGGCGCAGGGCGCGGAACAGGGCGCGGTTCTGCTCCATCCAGTTGGTGGAGACGTAGCCGGGACCGGCGACGGGCTCGAGCCGGCGGCCAATTTCGTCGGCGCGATCGAGATCGTCCGAGGCCACGCGGAACTCGATGACGCTGGCCACGTCGCCCAGGCCAAAGAGGCGCTGCGCGTACTCCAGGCCGGTGAACGCCCAGGCGTGGTCGTAGTCGTAGAAGCCGGAGTCGAAGATGCCCACCACGCGGAAGCGGACGTACTTGGGCACGATGCCGAACGGCGTCAGCTCGCCCTGCGGGCTGGTGACCAGCACCACCGAGCCCACGGTGGCGCCCAGTTCGTCGGCCAGACCCTTGCCCAGGACGATGGGCGCGTGGCGGCGATCGAGCGGATCGGGGAGCTCTTCGCCGGCTTCGCGTCCGGCGGGCCGTGAGCTGAGTTCCTCCGCCGAGCCGAACTTCACCGCCGCCAGCAGGTCGCTGACTTTTCGTTCTTTCTCCGGAACGACGCCTTTGAGCACCACGCCCTTGGCGCGTGCGCCGCGCGACACCAGCACCTGCTCGTAGATGGCCGGAGCCGCGGCGAGGACGCCGGGCTGCTTCTCCAGGCGGGCGGCGAGTTCGCGCCAGTCGCGGATGCCGTCGGCTTCGGCGCGCAGCAGGCTCACGTGCGCGGAAGCGCCCAGCAGGCGCTGTTGCAGGTCCTGGCGGAATCCGTTGTTGATGGCCAGCGCGATGATGAGCGAAGCCACGCCCGCCGCCACTCCCACCACCGAGATGGCGGTGATGACCGAGATGACGGCCTGCCTGCGTTTGGCGCGCAGGTATCTCGAAGCGATGAATAGCTCGATTCTCATGTGGCCGTCTCGTCGAAGGTCCCTCGCTGCGCTCGGGATTTCGGCGCGCGGCTCCGACGCCGCGCAAACGCCTCAACCTGGCGCCGTTTGGCGCGCAGGTAGCGGGCGGCGATGAGGAGTTCGATGGACATCGGGCTTCGAGCTTCTAGCTCCTAGCTTCTAGCTTGAAGAAGCCTTGGGAATCAGCATGGGCACCTTTTTCTTATACTCGCGATACTGCTCGCCGAAGCGGCGCTCCAGTTCCTTTTCCTCCAAGGGAATCATGATGGCGCCGGTGAGGAGGGCAAAGGCGGTGAGCGCATAGCAGACGACGAGCCCGGAGCCGGCGCTCCAGCCGAACATCATGAGCATGTGGCCGACGTAGAGCGGATGGCGCACCCGGCCGTGCATGCCGGTAGTGACCAGCTTCTGTTCGTGCTTCGCGGCTTCCACCTCCGGCCGGCCCATCACCTGCGGCCCGCTGATATGCCGGCGCGAGCCGCGGTAGAAAAAGATGGCCGTGGCGGCGAAGGGAACGAACAGCGCCCAGGAATACGGCGTGTCATACAGATGCACATGGCGCCATGGCCGGGTGGCGAAGGCCGCGGCGGCGATCATCAATAACCAAAGGGGAAGAATGACGCGGTAGGGCGAACGCACGCGCCGCCAGAACTCCGGGAAAGGATGGATGATGAGCCAGAAGGAGGGAATGGTCGCGTACCAGGAGACGAGGAGCCAGGCGACGGTGTCGAAGAAACGGTGCATCGGCGGGAGTGTAATGCATTTGGTGATTTGGTCACTGGGTAATTTGGTAATTGGAAAAGCAACCCAAAGGTCCTTCGACTCGTCCGCCGCAGCGGACGACCGCGCCAACCGCAGGCGGGGCGTTCGCTCAGGATGCCAATCCTCCGGGGGCTACCGGACGACGACCCTGGCCGAACCGGCGTTCTCGAACTTGTCGTAGGCACGGACGACGATGGTGTGCTCTTCCCCGGCACTGACAGGGATACTGACGTCGAAACTTTCGCTGATGGAGTCGGCGATGCCGTCGGCGGGCTCGATGCGCTTCCAGTCGCCGCCGTCCAGCGAATACTCGGCGCGCAGGATGGGCGAGAAAGTGTCGGTGGCGAGGAAGGTGACGCGGGCGTGGCCGGCTTCGGGCGCGGACTTGAGGTCCTCGATGCGGGGCGGAGTCGTGTCGAGCTCGAAGCGCGGGCTCTCTTTTTCGCCGCAGAGAGCTTCCTGGGGGGAGTTCGAGGGACCATCGCAGGCGACGACCTTCAGTTGATAGCCACCGTCGGGAAGCCGCCCCGCCTCCCAGGAGTAGACCTTGTCGGAGAGCTTCTCGTCGAGGAGCTTCCAGCGGGACTCGCCGTCGCCGCGGTAGTAGAGAGTGAATTCCAGGTCGTCGTCGTTATCATCGGAGGCCTTCCAGCGCGCCGCCACGGAGCCGCGATCGCGTTGCGCGGGCGGAGGCGGGGGCTCGAAGCGGGGCTGGGCCGGTGCGGGCGGAGGCGCGCCTAACTGTACGGGTTGCGAATCGGCAGGCGGCTTGGGCACCGCCTGGAAGCGCGCGCCCGCCTGTACCGCGACCTCTTCCACCTGGGGCGCGACGTTGGTGGGCCGGTAGAAGACGGTGACGCTCTCGACGCGGGCAGGGGCAGGCGCGGCGTGCAGCACCAGCTTCCATTGCAGGAAGCGGGCGGGCGGAGCGTCCACCAGGCCGGTGACGCTCACTTTCTTCCACGGGCTCCAGTTGCGGTCGGGATTATCGACGTTGCCGCTGCGCGCCCAGAGCTCGAAGCTGCCGCTGCCGCGGGCTTCGGCGCGTCCCCAGCGCGAGAAGTTGCGGGCATCCAGGACCTCGCTCTCGAAGGTGGATTCCGCTGCCGGGACCGTGCCCAGGCGGAACAGCTTGCCCAGATTGCTGGTGGCGGCGTAGAGGGTGCCGTCAGGCAGGGGCGCGAAACCGGTGACCTGGGTGGCGCTGGCCTTGACCAGGTCGGTGTAGGAGCCGTCGCTGGCGATGCCGAAGATGCGGGCTTCGTTCCCGGTGCCGGCGAGCAGGCGTCCCTGGCGATCGAAGGCCAAAGTGTAAACGACGTGCTGCGGCGAGCTCCAGAGGATGCGGGGCGAGCCGTCGACAGCGATGCGGTAGACGTCGGAGCCGCCCTGAACTCCCAGCGCCGGAGGCAAAGCCACGGGTGGCGGCGCCTGCGGTTGCGTGGTGACCTGCACGGTGATGCCGGGCGTGGGCTGGGCGGGTGACGCCGCCGGCACGACCGGCTGCGGGACCGGCTGCGGCATCATGGGCGTGACCCGCTTTTCGCCCAGCCCGGCGGCATAGATGTTGCCTTCTGCGTCGACTGCCAACGCGGTGATCTCCTTCTTGCGGGCGCTGAACAGCACAAAGCCTGCGCCGGCGGGCGAGATGCGGTAGATGAGCCCGCTGCCGTCCGAGCCGGCGATGAGGTTGCCCTTGCGGTCGAAGGCCAGCGCACGGATGTGCGCTTCGTCGCTCTTGAAGAAGACCGAGCCCTGGCCGTCGGGAGAGACGCGGAAAATCTCGCCGCGGTCGCCGGTGGCCACGTAAAGACGGCCTTCGGCGTCGAAAGCAAGGTCCCAGATGTACTTGGTCTTGGGATCGAAGAACTCGCTGGAGGAATAGTCAGGGTCGAGCGGAGCCTCGGCGCCGGGCTCAGCGCGAACGGCTTCCGCCGGCTTCGCACCGGACTTGCGCTCGATGCGATAGACCTTGCCGTCGGGGCTGGTGGCGGCGTAGACACGGCCGGACTTGTCCACGGCCAGCGCCTGCACCTGCAATTCCTGCGGCTTGAAGACGACCGAGAGCTTGCCTTCGGAGGAAACACAATAGACGCGCGCGGGCGCTCCCGCGGCGGCGTACACGTTGCCTTTGCCGTCGGACGCCACCGCCCACAGATAGGTGGAAGGCGAAGTGGCCACGGCATCGAACGCAGGCGCGGGCAGCAAGCTGCCGTCGCTGGTGATGGCCACGCCCCGGGCCGTGCCCTTGGCGAACTCTTCGGCGCGGGACTGCTGCCAGGTACGCGTGCCGCCGGCGAAGGCGACGCCTGCCGAACCCGCCACAAGCAGGAAAGCGGCCGAGAGGCGAAGGGACGTAGCCCAACGAAAGTGAGCGGATCGTGAACGTGAATGGATGAGCATAAAGGTCAGTCTACCTGACAGCGGATGATCACGGATCCAGCGGTGCACAGCCGATGCGAAGCACGGACTGCTTACTTGATGTTGATGCTGAGCACCTGCGCGCCGACCACGACGTAGTCGAGTGGAGTGGAGTTTTCATCCACCGCGGATTCGCCCAGCACCACCACTTCGCGCGTGCCGCGCTGCCCGTCCATCACATTGATGACGGAAAGCGGCAGCGAGGGCATCACCTTGTCCTCCACCAGCGCCTGGGGATTGGCCTGCAGGAGGGCAACGTAGAGGCGGTCGTTGACGCGCTCCTTGTTGAGGAGCGCGATGGTGGAGCCCAGTTCGAGCTGGCGCCCGAAGGGCAGGGTCATGCGTCGCATGCCGTCGAGGGTATCGCCGTCGCTCACCAGGATGCGCAGGGTTCCCCTAGGCGCGGAGGCGGGAATGCGCACCGGCACCTGGCGCAGGATGCGCTCGCCGCGATAGGGGCGCAGCGCCGCTTCGATGACGATGGTGTCGCCGGGTCGAGCTTCGGTCACATCGGTGCGCGCGCTCTCCAGCCGCGCCCAGCGCCGCTCCGGCAGCACGTCGAAGGCGAGATCCACGCCCGCCACCTGAGGCCGCGCGTAGGGATTGCCGAAGATACGCGAGAAACGGCTCCCCAGTGCCAGGGCCACCTGGAAGGCGGTGGGCACGTTGGCCTCGGGCGGCGCGTACATGTCCTTCAGCACGACGTCGGGATAGCCGTTCACGCGGATAGCGCCGCGCATGCGGAAGGTGACTTCCTCGCCGTACTGGTTGTCGGCGCGCAAGGCGTTGTAAACCGTCACCATGATGGCCAGGGGCGTGATGCGGGGATTGTTGAGCACCTCGAAATGGAAGTCGCGGGCGCGGCCGCCGGCATCCAGCTTGACCGAGACGGGGATCATCTCCGGAGCACGGTCGAAGCGTCCCAGGATGCCCGCCTGGCGATCCTGCACGAAGGCCCCGGCGGGTTCGGTGGCGTTGACGATCTTGAAGGAGTTGAAGGGCGAGGCCAGCGTGGTCAGGACTTCCGCCTTGCTCATGGGCATGTCCACCTGGCCGAACTGGGAAATGGGATGGCCGCAGGCCAGCAGCCGGTCGGCATCCACGTAGGTCACGGTGCAGGCGGCGGTGATGTTCATGTCGCCGCGCACATAGACGGCGCCCACCATGGAGCCGGGCTCGAACGGCTCCGGCTGCGCAGCGCCGCTGGCGGCACCTGCGCCCAACACGGGCACGATACCGCTGGAGGCGAACTGCGGGGCGAAACGCTCCACGGCTTCCTCACTGAAGCCGGCGAACACCAGCGGCGTCTCGATGGGACGCAACTCCTGCCGGTAGGCTTCGAGATGGGGTTCGGAGCCGGCGTTGGAGGCCTCGCCGGCCGCGCGTTCCACCGCTACGGCAGAGGCCACCGCCGCCGGGGGCTCTCTGCGGTCCAGCTCGTTGATCTCCAGCATGTCGGCGATGGGAGTGACGCCGGCAATGGGCTCCTTGGCGAATAGACCGATGCGGTAGGCCAGCGCGCCCACCAGCTTGCCCTCGATATACACCGGGCTGCCGCTCATGCCGGCCACTACGCCGGTATGCTCGGCCTTGGCGCCTCCCAGTCGCACCAGGATCACATCCCGGCGCGGCCCGAGGACGTTCCGCAAGACCCCGAGCACTTCCACGTCCATGGCTTCGGGCCGGGTGCCCTCAAACACGGTGTAGGCGACGCCGCGCATGCCCGGCTTCACCTGATCGACCGCAAGGGTAGGCGGCGCGGCGGCCAGAGAGGTGCCGAGGCAAACAATCAGAAGGATGGGAAGGAAGAGAAAGCTGCGTACTGCCACTGCTCGTATCATTGCGTCCTGCGTCCCCGGCTCTCCCTGCGCCCAGGGGAAGGGGCACAGGCCAAAACCCGCTATCAAAAACGTCCTTACGTGCATCTATACTAGCAGATTGTGATGAGAGGTGATGCCCGCTTGAACCGACCTTCCCTTCCGCCGCGGTCCGGTGCTCTGTGGACGGCGCTCCTGCTGATGTTGGTCCTGGTGTTCTCCGCCGCCGGTCTGGTGGCGGCTGCTCCTCCGCAGGACGAGCCCAAGCCCGCGGAAAAGAAGGCGGAACAGAAACCCGACGAGGCCGGCGGTCCCAACGCCCCGGTGGGTCCCATCGCAGTGCCCAAGCGCAAGGAGGAAGCCCCGCCGCCCGAGCCGGCGCGGCGGCCCGGTCCCTCCGATATGCCGGATTACTCCCTGCGGGTGGACGTGCCCCTGGTGAACGTGGACGTGCTGGTGCTCACCAAGGACGGCCAGTTCGTGCCCGGGCTGAAGAAAGAGCACTTCCGCGTGCTGGAGGACGGCGTCCCCCAGAAGATCACGAATTTCGGCCAGTCGGAAGCGCCCATCACTGCGGTGCTGGTGGTGGAGTTCGCGTCCACTTACTACGATTTTGTCTATGACGCGCTCAACGCCTCCTACCAGTTCGCCAGCACGCTCAAGCCGCAGGATTGGGTGGCCGTGGTCGCGTTCGACATGAAGCCCCGCATCATGGTGGACTTCACGCAGAACAAGGGCGCGATCTACGGGGCGCTGGGCCAGTTGCGCATGCCGGGCTTCAGCGAGACCAACGTCTTTGACGCGCTCTATGACACCCTCGACCGCATCGACGGCATCGAGGGACGCAAGTACGTCATCCTGGTGAGCCGCGGCATCGATACCTTCAGCAAGATCACGCTCGACCGCACACTGAAGAAGATCCGGGAGACGCGCGACGTCACCATCTTCACCATCTCGACCGGCGAAGCCCTGCGCCTGTGGGCGGAATCGCACGGCATGATCGGTCCCATCACCAGCCTGGAGTTCCTGCAGGCCGACAACCAGATGCGCCACTTCGCCGAAATGACCGGCGGCCGCTGGTACAAGCCGCGCTTCGAGGGCGAGTTCCCCGGTATCTTCCGCGAGATCGCCGCCATCACGCGCAACCAGTACACGCTCTCTTACCACCCCACCAACCGGGCGCTGGACGGCAGCTATCGCAAGATCAAGGTGGAGCTGGTGGCGCCCGATGGCAGCGGCCCGTTGAAGGTGAAGAACGAGAAGAACAAGGACGTTAAAGTCCAGATCATCGCCCGCGAAGGCTACACCGCGCGACACGTGGTGGATTAACACCAGTTGTCAGTTGCCGGTTGTCGGTTATCTGTCTCCGGAATCAGGTCCGGGGGCAAAGCCGCTAGGCGTGGCGACGACCAAGCGGACGACTGAGAGCTGACGACGGAAGACTGCCTTACTGCTGCGGCGGCTCTTCTGTGCGCTGGTTCTCCGGCTTGTTTTCCTGCTCTTCGCGCTGTTTCTGGAGCCGTTCCTGCAGTTCCTGCAGGAGCTGCTGCGGAGACTTGGGTTGCTGGGGCGTGTTCTCGGGCTGTCCGGTCGCGCCGGGCTGGGTTGCCGGCGGCTCGGGTTCCGGCTCCGGCTGTTCGACAATGGGCTCGATCTGCGGCTCCTGATCCAGATCCTGCGGCTCCACCTGGGTGATGTTCGGGTGCCGGTACTGTGGCGTCGCGGACGGCGGAGTCGGCGGGCCGCTCCGCACGGTGAGCGTGACCGCGGTGACCGCCTGCACGTTCTCCGGGGAGCCGACGATCACGTAGTTGAAGTTCGACCCGGTCAGCAGGTCGGCCAGCACCTGACGCGGCGCTCCCGGTCCCAGCCGCACGGAGACGCGCTCGGCGCTCATCGGACCTTCGACGCGCGCGCCGGTCGCCCGACCCACGGCCTGCAGCACGTCGCTCAAAGTGGAGTTCTCGGCCCGGATGAAGAGCAGCCCGCCGCGGTAGATCACCTGCGGCGGCGCGGGCGGAAGCTCATGCGGCAGCAGCGGCCGTTGCTCCGGCGCCGGTTCGGTCGCCGCGGCCGGCGGCGACTTCTTCTGCGCCAGCGCGCGCTTCTTCGCGGGCGCAGTCGTGGCTGCCGCAAACGGAAGCGCCAGGGTTCCCGCCAGGGTTACTGCAGCGATGGTTGCGCGCATCGTCATCATGCTACCGCGCCGCACCGGATTCTACACCGCTTGGATGTTGCCCCGTCCGTCGCAGCTTGGCATATCATGAGCGCATAGGGCCTGCCGTGTCGAGACTTCGCTTTCATCTCTTTCTGGCGCTCTGGGCTGCGCTGGCTTCGCCGGGGGCGCGCGCGCAGACCTGCACGACGCTGGAGGAGATGTTCCCGGCCACCCGCGACGCCATCCAGAACACGGCGCGTCGTTATTGGGAAGCGGCCGCGCGCGCGGACACGGAAGCGCTTCGCCAGGCCGCCATTCCGGCCGTGGCCGCCGGATTCCAGCCCATCGCCGACGCCGTCCGTGCGCACCGCGAACTGCTGGCCACAGCGCAGCCCACACTGCGCGCCGCCTACCTGCTGGAAACCGATGGCGACCAGCCGCAGCCACGCGTGAGCTTCTACTGCGGCGTCTATCGCACGCCGGGCTGGCTGGGCTTCACTTTCACGGACCTCGAGCCCGGGCGTTATGCGGTGGTGCTGTTCGACCTCACGGCTCCCGCGGGCCCGCACACGTTTTCGCTGGTGCTGCGCCAGGAGCCGCCGCCCGCCATGGCCACACCCGACGTCGCCCTGGCGCAACCCTGGAATCTCGCCGGCCTCTACCTGAAGCCCTCCACGCTGATGGGTCACGATGCGCAGTGGTTCCTGGAAAAGGCGCGCGCCTTTCAGCTTTCCGGCCAGCCCCGCAATGCCTGGTTCTACTATCTGCTGGCGCGCGATCTGCTTGCGCCCGTGCCCTTCATCGGCACCGAATTGCTGGACAACATTTACGACGAGCAGCAGCAGGTGCGTCCCGCCGAGCTTCCCTACGACCAGCCGCTGAGCCTGGCGGTAGGCGGCCGCAGCGTACGTCTCACGCACATTTTCCCCGTGCCGGCCGAGCAGGGCCTGCTGCTGGTGCTGAAGTACGAAGCGGCCGACGTCTCCGACTCCGCCAAGGCCGGGGCGCAGAACCTGGCCGTCAGCCGCGCCTTCCTGGCGCGCTTCCCGGAATATCGCAATGCCTTCGAGGGTGTGGTGGCGCGCGCCGTCGAACCCTCCGGCCGCGACTACGGCTCGCTGGTGATGATGAAAGACCTGGCCGCCGGACCGCGCTGAACTCACGCGCTCCGCTCTCTGCTTCGCCTGTGAAGACACCAAGGGCCCGGCTCTTCCACGGTCCGGGCCCTTTTCGGTTTACGCCGCTTTGGCGGAAATCTTGTGAGGTGTGGAGACTTCCACGGTGAAGGTCTGGAGCGTGGGGTTGGTAGCCAGCAGGGGCTTGAGGATGTCCGCGATCTTGGGATAGTGCTCGCGGTGATAGCGCTCCGCATCCTCGCGCGTGTTCCACAGGCTGATGGCCACGACGCGTTCCGAATTGCCGTCGGCGCGCAGCACCAGCTCGTCAGTGAATCCTGTCTGCCTGCGCAGCAGCGGCAGGATCTCGCTGTCGAACCGGTCGCGCAGTTCGTTCAGTTTGTCCTTTTTCAGGGTGAGTTCAACCATGCGAGCGAACATAGAAGTGCTCCTT
Protein-coding regions in this window:
- a CDS encoding FtsX-like permease family protein — its product is MRIELFIASRYLRAKRRQAVISVITAISVVGVAAGVASLIIALAINNGFRQDLQQRLLGASAHVSLLRAEADGIRDWRELAARLEKQPGVLAAAPAIYEQVLVSRGARAKGVVLKGVVPEKERKVSDLLAAVKFGSAEELSSRPAGREAGEELPDPLDRRHAPIVLGKGLADELGATVGSVVLVTSPQGELTPFGIVPKYVRFRVVGIFDSGFYDYDHAWAFTGLEYAQRLFGLGDVASVIEFRVASDDLDRADEIGRRLEPVAGPGYVSTNWMEQNRALFRALRLERVVTFITIGLIVLVAALNILISLIMMVMEKTRDIAVLMSMGARRAQVRRIFIAQGVMIGVVGTALGLIAGYALSWAGGHYRWISLSPEIYSIDYVPFAPRLLDGVVVALVAIGISFIATLYPSWSAARVLPAEALRYE
- a CDS encoding isoprenylcysteine carboxylmethyltransferase family protein gives rise to the protein MHRFFDTVAWLLVSWYATIPSFWLIIHPFPEFWRRVRSPYRVILPLWLLMIAAAAFATRPWRHVHLYDTPYSWALFVPFAATAIFFYRGSRRHISGPQVMGRPEVEAAKHEQKLVTTGMHGRVRHPLYVGHMLMMFGWSAGSGLVVCYALTAFALLTGAIMIPLEEKELERRFGEQYREYKKKVPMLIPKASSS
- a CDS encoding VWA domain-containing protein; translation: MNRPSLPPRSGALWTALLLMLVLVFSAAGLVAAAPPQDEPKPAEKKAEQKPDEAGGPNAPVGPIAVPKRKEEAPPPEPARRPGPSDMPDYSLRVDVPLVNVDVLVLTKDGQFVPGLKKEHFRVLEDGVPQKITNFGQSEAPITAVLVVEFASTYYDFVYDALNASYQFASTLKPQDWVAVVAFDMKPRIMVDFTQNKGAIYGALGQLRMPGFSETNVFDALYDTLDRIDGIEGRKYVILVSRGIDTFSKITLDRTLKKIRETRDVTIFTISTGEALRLWAESHGMIGPITSLEFLQADNQMRHFAEMTGGRWYKPRFEGEFPGIFREIAAITRNQYTLSYHPTNRALDGSYRKIKVELVAPDGSGPLKVKNEKNKDVKVQIIAREGYTARHVVD
- a CDS encoding antibiotic biosynthesis monooxygenase yields the protein MFARMVELTLKKDKLNELRDRFDSEILPLLRRQTGFTDELVLRADGNSERVVAISLWNTREDAERYHREHYPKIADILKPLLATNPTLQTFTVEVSTPHKISAKAA